A stretch of Gammaproteobacteria bacterium DNA encodes these proteins:
- a CDS encoding transposase has product MARLPRYIVPGQPQHVIQRGNNRQRIFTAERDYRFFIEKLQAAADKHACTLHAYVLMTNHVHLLITPKADDGIGKLMQMLGRYYVQKWPHKLRQPDK; this is encoded by the coding sequence ATGGCCCGTCTACCCCGCTACATCGTCCCCGGCCAACCCCAGCACGTCATTCAACGCGGAAATAACCGACAGCGAATCTTTACGGCCGAGCGCGATTACCGATTTTTTATCGAAAAACTTCAGGCGGCCGCGGATAAGCACGCCTGCACCCTCCACGCCTATGTCCTCATGACCAACCATGTGCATTTGCTGATCACTCCGAAGGCCGACGACGGAATAGGGAAACTCATGCAAATGCTCGGTCGTTACTATGTTCAGAAGTGGCCCCACAAATTAAGACAACCCGATAAGTGA